Proteins from a single region of Chanodichthys erythropterus isolate Z2021 chromosome 13, ASM2448905v1, whole genome shotgun sequence:
- the ch25hl3 gene encoding cholesterol 25-hydroxylase-like protein, with the protein MIVLVLLIFGCDSFLQRIWDFMYEERHVLLMSPHWSVCAAFSTHLIFSAPFMLLDMFSTHVEWIHKYSIRREVVGLHQWFRCASRILWKYMVGVLPLTVLFLSVRRMHFPERAPSSFHAFRECVSCMLMFDTLFFMFHYTIHKIPWLYHNIHRIHHLNRDTFALAAQDSSISELLFLQTLAFISAMLVGCHPFSEILFHLVNTWLAVEDHCGYDFPWALHRLLPFFGGAPHHLAHHQHFNGNFAPYFRHWDYIFGTLLPIPVNEGDN; encoded by the exons ATGATTGTTCTCGTCTTACTAATTTTCGGATGCGATTCTTTTCTGCAGCGGATTTGGGATTTCATGTATGAGGAGCGTCATGTTCTCCTCATGTCACCCCACTGGAGCGTGTGCGCAGCTTTCAGCACTCATCTAATCTTCTCTGCTCCCTTCATGCTTCTGGATATGTTCAGTACACACGTGGAATGGATTCATAAGTACAGTATACGCCGTGAAGTCGTTGGCCTGCATCAGTGGTTTCGATGTGCTTCTCGAATTttatggaaatatatggttggCGTTTTACCGTTAACCGTTTTGTTTCTGTCAGTACGGCGCATGCATTTCCCAGAAAGAGCACCGTCTTCATTCCATGCATTCAGGGAATGTGTCTCATGCATGCTCATGTTCGATACGCTGTTCTTCATGTTTCATTACACCATTCACAA AATTCCCTGGCTGTACCACAACATCCATCGCATTCACCATCTGAACAGAGACACTTTTGCTCTGGCAGCTCAAGACTCCAGTATTTCTGAACTGCTGTTTCTACAAACCCTTGCATTTATCAGTGCCATGCTGGTGGGCTGCCACCCTTTTAGTGAAATCCTTTTCCATCTGGTTAACACCTGGTTGGCAGTGGAGGACCACTGTGGATATGACTTTCCTTGGGCACTGCATCGGTTGCTGCCATTCTTTGGTGGGGCGCCACACCACCTGGCCCACCATCAGCACTTTAATGGGAACTTCGCCCCCTACTTCAGACACTGGGATTACATATTTGGGACATTACTGCCCATTCCAGTAAATGAAGGAGACAATTAA